TTCTCTGCCATTTTTCAGGATTTCAGTAGGCAATTCTTCCCGCGATATCAAATCTACAACGGTTGGATAAACGGAAGGATCATTACCAAATGCCCGTATATATGTATAGCAAAACCCTTTTTTAAAAGCAAACATTTCACCGGATAAATTATATATATACAATTTATCGTATTTTTGTCCATCTATGGGACTACGATATCCATCTACGACATTACTAGGTACACCTCTGGACAGTATTTCTTCCTCACTCAAAAGCAATGGTGGGGACAGTTTTTTTCTCTTTGCTTTCTCTTCTGGTTGAACGACGGAATTTATAGAACTGCTTGCATTAGAAGGTAGGGGAGTTATCTTTTCATGACCACTTAAATAATATTCAATTTCTCTTTCCAAAATATAATCAGGCTTACCATCTTTAAATGCAATTTGTTCTATCCAATTATCATTTTTATCATATTTAATCTTGAAAGTCCATGTGCTGATGAGATAACTTTCCTTTTCAATTATATTACCCTTTTCGTCATACTTGTATGTCAATTTATATGTAAGGATTCTATCCGAACCGTAGATGTATGTTTCAATGTTCCTATCCTTTTCATCATACTTGTATGTGATTTTCGTCATAAGACTTCCGTCTGGTTTCTGTGTGTTCTCTTCAATATTATTGCCCTTTTTGTCATACTTGAAGATAGTTTTAAATTCAATACCTCCGTCTATATTACAAGTGTTTTTTTCAATCATATTACCTTTTTCGTCATACTTATATATATATTTCAATATAATATTTCCATCTGATTCATAACCGTTATTTCCAATTATATTGCCCTTTTTATCATACTTGTAAGTCAATTTCAAATTAAGCCTTCCATAAATAGCGTTGTTTTCAATCATATTACCCTTATCATTAAAAACTATGTATTTATCCTTATCATAAGACCTTTGTCCCTTTTGAATTTCGCCAAATTTACTAACTGCTTCATAGGAAATTTCTCGTATGGATTTAACTTTCCCTTTAAGATTAAGTTTTTTCCAGTCATTCTTTGGTGTCTTTAAGAGTGAACAGGACAAGATTATTGTAGGTATAACTATGCAAAGTATTAAAATATTATTTTTCATTATAAACCTCCCATCTCTTATTTCCCTGTTAATATCTTCTGTACTTCTGTTTTCAAAGTCTCAATTCCTTTTTTATGTCTTTCTGGCCAAGAGTTAGTACTAATATTTTTTTTCATCAATATACCAGGATGCGCCATATGTATAATTTTATATGTTTTCCCATTTACATTTATTGTCCTAATTTTATAATCCAGCAATCCATTCCTTTTCGTATTTCCGCTAACACCTTCTAAAATGCCTGCTACCTCATTACCTAATGTTATTATAATTTTAGGATTCGCCATTTCAATTTCTCTATATAACCATGATATACTTTTTATTGCATATTGTTCATAATTATCTCTTGTTACAATCACATGTATTTTTGATTTAAACATCTCAAATTGTAGTACATGTTCTTTTTTAAACAAAAACGTTTTGACTAAATTCGTAATCCAACATTGACTACGTTTTATTCCTAATGGTTTTAAAATATTTTCATCCAGCTCTTTAGCACTTTTATTGTCTACTTCTTTATTATCATCAAAAGGTTTACTAAGATTATCTTTCGGCAATATCCTGCCATTTTTTCTTTCAAAAGCTGCGGATGGATATGCTCCGATAACAAACACTCCGTTTTCTCTTGTTTCAACAGGACAAAGAGGTTTTACCTGAATACCATTATAAAAACGATATTCCATAGGAAGCCCAATATTCTTACAGTATTTATTAATAACTTCTTTTTTGTAATCTTCAAGTTTTTCATTTCCTTCAACCATACACAAGCCCCCAATAAAAAGTATATATAAATATAATAAACTACTGGTTTGCAAACATTTCATTTAATTCTGCTGCCTTGCTTTCCATACTTCCTTCCGGATTATTTCAGATTATTTTATCCGTTTTAGCGGCTCTTTTCATCACACACTTGCCATCTCTGTTTTCTTACTTCTTTATTTTAGAAACCTGTTTATTGCTCGACTAGCAGTGTCTTTATCCATTTCATGTCCCTTAGGTTTATTTCCCATCAGATGCCTTATCATTGCTCCTTTAGATTGACCAGGATATTCGGGATTCCCAATTTTCTTCCCATGTTTCTTACATTCATACATTGGTTCCTTCGCCATTTGCTTCTCCTTGGAATCTAACAGTGTACTAAACTAGTCGGGTTTGTCAAGACCAATTTACAGGTGTATATTTTATTTTTATTTTATATTGTAAAAAAAATAAACAAAAAAAATAAACTTCTTGACAACTTGACTATATTTTTCTATAATTCTGCTTTAGCAACTGTCTAATGGCTAATGTGGATAAAATAGCCGTAGAAAAATAAGTCCCAATAAGGAGGAAACAATTATGAAAAGACGTAGTTGGCAAATCGTAATGTTTTTTATTTGTTGTTTGGTGTCAAATGGATGTACTGCTTCTAAAGATACATTAACAACTCAAAAAGATAAAGTGAGTTATAGCATCGGGCAGAATATAGGAAGCAGTTTAAAAACCCAATCTATCGATGTTGATACTGATATGTTGTTTAAAGGAATTAAAGATGCCGTATCCGGAAATAAAGGATTGCTAACCGCCGATGAAATGCAGGAAGTAATGAAAACTTTTCAGCAGGAAATGGCGGCAAAACAAGCTGAATCAAGCAAAAAAATAGGTGACAAAAATAAAAAAGAAGGAGAAGAATTTTTTGCAAAAAATAAAACCAACAAAGACGTTAAAACACTACCGAGCGGATTACAATATAAGGTAATTGCTAATGGTACCGGAGCGAAACCGAAAGCAACAGATACCGTATCTGTTAATTACAAAGGAACACTTATTGATGGAACAGAATTTGACAGTTCTTATAAACGGGGACAACCGGCAACTTTTCCTATTAACGGTGTAATTAAAGGCTGGACAGAAGCGTTACAACTGATGAACGTTGGTTCAAAATGGGAATTATATATCCCTTATCAACTCGCATATGGAGAACGCGGAGCAGGACAAAACATAGGTCCTTATTCTACGTTAATATTTACAGTTGAACTTCTTTCAATAGAAAAGGAAAGCAATGAAGGAAAGCCAAGCATAAAACCAAGTATAAAACCAAGTATTAAGCCAAGTATTAAGTAATACTTGCTAAAAACCTTAAGCTCTCAACAATATAATTTTTAACCGCTGTTAAATTTTTAAACAGGGTTATATTTTATTTACCGATTAAACTTATATATACTTTTTGCTGTTTCTGTTCAAATTTTACTTTACCTTCTCTGGCTAACCACCCTAATGCCATATATAAACTGCCATCATTTAAATTAGTAGCTTTTTTAATAGCATTTATCTCTACCTGACCTTTTTTATTCAAAACTTGCCAGACTTTACCGGCACTTTCACCAATTATTGGTGTCCACATATTTTTTCACCCCCTTTATACAAAACTTCAAACTTCATAAGACATTTGTTTGCTGTCTATATTTTAACAAACTTTTCAAACTATGTCAATAATAACACTTAAATATGATTTCTTCTAATCTTAATTATATGGTAATTTCCTTAAATATGTATTCCTGTAATATTTTTTCAATATTTCATCGTATTTATATACTTTTTCAGCCATACCTGCTGCACCTGACTGGCACAATCCGACAGCATGTCCCCAGCCCGCACCCCAAAAAACAAAATATTTAGGCAAATCTGAACTTTTACCATACCCCTCAACAATAAAATTAGTTGAGCGAAGACGACCTAATGCTACCGCACGAATAAGATTCTCTTTTTC
The genomic region above belongs to Elusimicrobiota bacterium and contains:
- a CDS encoding winged helix-turn-helix domain-containing protein, with amino-acid sequence MWTPIIGESAGKVWQVLNKKGQVEINAIKKATNLNDGSLYMALGWLAREGKVKFEQKQQKVYISLIGK
- a CDS encoding FKBP-type peptidyl-prolyl cis-trans isomerase, producing MKRRSWQIVMFFICCLVSNGCTASKDTLTTQKDKVSYSIGQNIGSSLKTQSIDVDTDMLFKGIKDAVSGNKGLLTADEMQEVMKTFQQEMAAKQAESSKKIGDKNKKEGEEFFAKNKTNKDVKTLPSGLQYKVIANGTGAKPKATDTVSVNYKGTLIDGTEFDSSYKRGQPATFPINGVIKGWTEALQLMNVGSKWELYIPYQLAYGERGAGQNIGPYSTLIFTVELLSIEKESNEGKPSIKPSIKPSIKPSIK
- a CDS encoding uracil-DNA glycosylase family protein translates to MVEGNEKLEDYKKEVINKYCKNIGLPMEYRFYNGIQVKPLCPVETRENGVFVIGAYPSAAFERKNGRILPKDNLSKPFDDNKEVDNKSAKELDENILKPLGIKRSQCWITNLVKTFLFKKEHVLQFEMFKSKIHVIVTRDNYEQYAIKSISWLYREIEMANPKIIITLGNEVAGILEGVSGNTKRNGLLDYKIRTINVNGKTYKIIHMAHPGILMKKNISTNSWPERHKKGIETLKTEVQKILTGK